Genomic DNA from Streptomyces sp. NBC_01571:
CACGCGGCGGACGTGGAGCGGCTGAAGAAGCTGCGCGACGGCTGAACGCCACGGCGGACACGGCGGCTGGACAAGGGAATACCCCCAGGGGGTATTAGGTTAGGTTGCCCCAGGTACAGGAACCGTCACCTGACGCCGGGGGCCCTTCATGCAGCACGACGCGCACACCCACTCCGAGACGCACACGCACACCCATGCCGCCCGCACCACGGGCCGGGTCACCTGGTCGACGGCCGCACAGGCCACTCTGCACTGCCTCACCGGCTGTGCCGTCGGCGAGGTGCTCGGCATGGTGGCGGGCACCGCGCTCGGCTGGGGCAACGTTCCGACGATGGTCCTGGCGATCGTCCTCGCCTTCGTCTTCGGTTACTCGCTCACCCTGCGCGGAGTGCTCGGGGCCGGCGTGGACCTCAGGGCCGCCCTCCGGGTCGCGCTCGCCGCGGACACCCTGTCCATCGCGGTGATGGAACTGATCGACAACGGCGTGATCGCGCTGTGGCCGGACGCGATGGACGC
This window encodes:
- a CDS encoding DUF4396 domain-containing protein codes for the protein MQHDAHTHSETHTHTHAARTTGRVTWSTAAQATLHCLTGCAVGEVLGMVAGTALGWGNVPTMVLAIVLAFVFGYSLTLRGVLGAGVDLRAALRVALAADTLSIAVMELIDNGVIALWPDAMDAHLDDLLFWGALAVSLGLAFVVTTPVNRWMIGRGKGHAVVHRYHH